ATCGTCATTCGCGCCCGGGCGGATCGTCCGGCCCTGCGCGTCGGCCGCGCCGACGCCATAGGCATCCCAATGCGCCCCGAACATCACCGTCTCTTGCGGATGCTCGGTGCCCGGAATCTGCGCCAGCACATTGTGGCTCTCGATCCTGTCCGACTTGACCGGCATATCGATCGACAGTGCCGCACCCTTCAACGCGATCGGATGGAAGTCCGCCTGCCGCGCCTGCTGCTTGAGCGTCGCCAGATCGAGGCCGGCCGCGCGGAACAGCTTTTCGGCGAAGGGCCGCGCGATCCAGCTCTGCATCGCGACGGGCTGGGGGTGGCCCGCCGCCGCCGGCAGCGCATAGGTGCCGCCGACGCTGTTGCCGGCGACGTTCCAGCCATAGCCGGCAGGCCCATCCTCATGGACGATCAGAGCGCCGATCGCGCCGCGCCGCGCCGCTTCCTCATATTTGTAGGTCCAGCGGCCATAATAGGTCATCGCCTTGCCGCCGAACTTGCCATAGGCGCCGTCACCCGGTTGCGCCTCGAAATCGGGATCGTTGACCAGGAAGACGGCGATCTTGCCGTGCAGATCGACGCCCTTGAAATCGTCCCAGCCGCGTTCCGGCGCGGAGACGCCATAGCCGACGAACACCAGAGGCGCGTCGGCGATCTGGACGCGATCGGTGGCGCGCGTCGTACCCGGCGCGATGTCGGTGCCGACCACTGGCGCGAGATCGGTGCCGCCGACGGTCAGCGCCAGGCTGGACGGCTTGCCCGCGACATCGTGGATCATCGGCACGGCCTGGGTCCATTGGCCGCCCGGGCCAGCCGGCTTCAGACCCAACGCCTTCAGCCGGCCGACCAGATACGCGATCGTCTTCGCCTCGCCCGGCGTGCCCGGTGCGCGGCCCTGATAGGGATCGGAGGCGATCTCCTGCACGGTCGCCGACAGTTCGGCCGGCGTCACAGGGGCGGGTGCCGCCGCGACCAGCAGCGGCAGAGCGAGCGCGGAAAGCAGCGCGGCCTTCATCACATCGCCCCGTAGGAGGCCATGATATCCTTGCGCAGCGCCGCCCCGCTGTCCGCCCGCGCGTAGAACATGTGGCCGCCCGGATACATGTGCAGCTTCACCCGCTCGGCGACGCCGTAGCTCGGCATCTGGGCGACGATCAGCCGCGAACCGAAGTAAGGGCAGGACAGATCGTTCCAACCGTGGACGATGTTGACCACCATCTTCGGATCGATCGCGATCGCCTTGCGCAGATCGGTGACCGGGCTGTCCGAATCGTCGCGATCCCAATCCTTGTTCACCTCGAAGGACAGCGTGTTGTAGCGCGCCTCGACCTTCCAGCCGACCTGGTTGGTGACGAAATCGACCATCGCCGAGGTGGTCGGCGCGATCAGCGTGGTCAGCAGCGGATCATTATATTTGGCGTCGGCGCTGCCGGGGAAGGGATCGTAGGAGGTGTAGTTGGAATCATAGACCGATCCGATCAGCCCCTGCGAGCGCCGGATCTCGCGCAGATAGGTGCCGATATCGACCCGCCCGTTCATGCGGCGGACCAGTGCGGGATCGAGCCCGGTCAACTCCGCGACCTTGGCGGAGAGACGATCCGTCGCCGCCTTGTCGGACGGGCCGGCGAGCAGATCCTGCACATATTGGGTGCGGTCATAAAGTTCGACCGGGCCCATGGTGGTCTCGTCGAGCGGCTTGCCCTGGCGCTCGAAATTGCCGGCTGCCATCGCGGTCAGGTTGATCATCCACGGCAGCGGCGAGAGCGCGTCGTCCTCGCCGATCGCCGGCGGATCGAGATAGGGCGACACCATCGTCATGCCCGAGATACCGACGCCGAGTTCGGTCTGGAGATAATAAGCCAGGCGCGGCACGCGATAGCCGCCATAGCTTTCGCCGGTGAGATATTTCCGGCTGGTCATCCGGTTGTTCTGGAGCAGCCAGTCATAGACGACGCGGCTGAGATAATGGATGTCGGTATCGGCGGTGAAGAAGGCCTTCTTGGTCGCCTCCTTGTCAACGCGGGTGCGCGAGAAGCCGGT
This genomic window from Sphingomonas abietis contains:
- a CDS encoding M28 family metallopeptidase, which gives rise to MKAALLSALALPLLVAAAPAPVTPAELSATVQEIASDPYQGRAPGTPGEAKTIAYLVGRLKALGLKPAGPGGQWTQAVPMIHDVAGKPSSLALTVGGTDLAPVVGTDIAPGTTRATDRVQIADAPLVFVGYGVSAPERGWDDFKGVDLHGKIAVFLVNDPDFEAQPGDGAYGKFGGKAMTYYGRWTYKYEEAARRGAIGALIVHEDGPAGYGWNVAGNSVGGTYALPAAAGHPQPVAMQSWIARPFAEKLFRAAGLDLATLKQQARQADFHPIALKGAALSIDMPVKSDRIESHNVLAQIPGTEHPQETVMFGAHWDAYGVGAADAQGRTIRPGANDDGLGVAGVLALAKAFKAGPAPQRTLVFGLWTAEERGLLGSEYYAQNPVFPVAKTVGVLTIDILQTAGPARDVVLIGAGQDSLDHDLADVAQGQGRTITPDSKPERGLFYRADHFSLAKRGVPTLLMMGAGGGADLVAGGRAAGDKWVTDYTAHCYHQTCDTWSADWDLRGAAQDVNLLYALGRRLAWSREWPSWNADSEFKALREKTAAERR
- a CDS encoding S10 family peptidase, with the translated sequence MRIVSLASCVSLLVALGAPALAADKPDQGDAKAAAKDAAKPDSDLTPFPAAKSIKQSAVIGGKRVDYVATVGSIPVKDDKGKTIGEVVYTAYTVPGRGAARPVTFAFNGGPGAASVFLNLGAIGPKKVQFGAAGDAPSDPAILHDNANSWLDFTDLVFIDPIGTGFSRTRVDKEATKKAFFTADTDIHYLSRVVYDWLLQNNRMTSRKYLTGESYGGYRVPRLAYYLQTELGVGISGMTMVSPYLDPPAIGEDDALSPLPWMINLTAMAAGNFERQGKPLDETTMGPVELYDRTQYVQDLLAGPSDKAATDRLSAKVAELTGLDPALVRRMNGRVDIGTYLREIRRSQGLIGSVYDSNYTSYDPFPGSADAKYNDPLLTTLIAPTTSAMVDFVTNQVGWKVEARYNTLSFEVNKDWDRDDSDSPVTDLRKAIAIDPKMVVNIVHGWNDLSCPYFGSRLIVAQMPSYGVAERVKLHMYPGGHMFYARADSGAALRKDIMASYGAM